The genomic window tcccgtTTCTTGGCCTCCCTATGCCCTGAGAGAAAACAACCCTACAATGGACTCTAAATGCTCaagtgaaaggaaaagtcaaTCAATGCAGCAAAATTCATTGTTgtcttatattaaaaaaattgccACAGCCACACCAAGTTTCAACAACCAACACCCTGCTCAGTTAGCAGTCATCAAAATTGAGGCAAGacccccccccactccctcccccataCACAAACACACCAGCAAAAGACTATAATTCATTGAAGGCtcagataatgttaattttgttttagcaatattgtttttaattaaagtgTGTACATTTTCAAACTCAATAGTATTGAACATTGAATaatctataggaaaatagaattaTAACTTTTGTATGCattgggaaacaaaagaaaatcatgtgGCTCTCTTTTTTGAGAGATTTGCTTTATTATGGTGGTCTAGAAATGAACCTTCAATATCTCTGGGATATGCCTGTTTATAATGGTATTAGTTGTGTGGGTGGCAATAAGGAAACATACAGAGGGAATGttaaaataaacaacaacaagaGTAGATGAAAGTttggagatatgtgtgtgtgtgtatgtacctatGTGTgttgtagatgtgtgtgtgtgtatgtacgtatgtgtgttgTGTAGAATGACACTGAGGTTGGGAACTTCTATGAaagggaggatggtggtacctttagcagttggaaagaaaggaaggtattttgttttgttctgtttgcaGAAGATATTGAGTTCTGTTCAggacatgttgattttaagaAGACTATAGGATATCTAATTTAAGCTGTTCAAAAGCAGCTGGTAAAGGGAGATTGGAATTTAGGAAAGAATATagggatggatacatagatatgGGAATCACCTTCACAGGGATGTTATTTTGAACCCATGTGACCTGATGAGGCCCCCAAATGAGATggtatcaaaagaaaaaaaattctacccaGGAAAGAACTTGGGGCCTCTTCATTGCactaatttataattttttgaaagttgAGAAAAAACTACATGTATAAGGAATACAGGGTATTTCCCCCAatccaaaatgaaaagattttaggACTGCCTCTCTAATCTTCACCTTACTACGGAAAACAGAGAactttgaaagaatgaatgaaggaaatactgaaaaagaaaaacaaagaggaaaaagaagagcatTGAGAAGCTCTTGAATGAAAGCTAGTGGAACAGGTTTGTTATTTTAAGGAGGTACTATATGTTATCAATCTCTTCCCCAAATTTTATCATCTGCTTTGAGCTGTTTTAATTGATTCTATTTGTTTTATGCCAGGCATATGTCTTTGAAGaagataatgataacaataataatatcaaaTATAACAATCCTGTTATTACCATAGTTGacctttatatagtgcttttggGTCTGCAGcatgctttatatatgttattttgtcctcacaacaacccaggaatgcaaatgtttttgtttttcccgttttatagatcaggacagggttaaatgattaaTGATCCTTTCACTGTCCTTGAAGTATATTTCACTGACCTTGgaaggagaggtaaaatgtaggTTTGAAGTAGCAGGAAAACTTGTTACAGGTTCTACATTATAGTGGAATTACAAaattaagaataataaaaaagtagatgtggattcttcaatattttttatgGAATCACATCTTCAGTGAACAGCTATATGAAGTACTTTTACAGCATTTACAACAGCTAAATATCAACTTCTCTAAGAAATTCAGAACATTATATTTATTGAATATGAGCAGTACCCCCCTGAAATCCTCATAACGGTTCCAGTCATCAAACATTTCCTTCAAATCCTAACTACTGAATGTCACCCAAACAATTATCTAAATCaagttgtatttttatattttgacagAGCTGTGTTGTCATTGATGTAGGAGAGTAAGTCATCAATGCCTACCCATGTTTATAGAACTCATTTTGCACTGTTCTGGAATTCTTGGATATGAGGTTAATCTGTTGTCTTAATTTCTTGACATTGCATATACATCAATGTAACAATATCTATAGGTCATTCCTTGCTGTCACAACGTAAGTGCCCATATTTTTTCTAGTCATGCATTCCTCCTTATAGCACCTTTTATACTATGTCTTCTGAATAGTTCTCCATTTCTAGCATGTAGCTTCCTGTTTATGTCCAATACACTTCTCTCTGTTTCACAATAGGTGATTCTCAACTTTATTTGATAAAAGTAAAAACCTATTAACATAGTTGACCAAAAGTGAATTTCCCCTGGAAAGAAtgaatttatctttctttcaCATCTTCAAGGAAAGATTAAATGGACtggtgggaaaaaaattacaaaagggaTGCTGTTCTCACAGGTGGTTGCTGAGATGTTAGTTTTGGTTTTTGAAAATCATGCAGATTGAGAGAAGCATCATAAGACCAAAGAGGGACAAATTTTCTATTAGTTTTCAAAATTAGGCAACTGTAAACTTCAATCTATATGCTGCTGATTTTGActattattcctttaaaaaaattcaagaatacATTATGAATTGTGAGTTCTGTTACCTGGGTACGATTAACAGGAATTAGAGAAGTCAAATAATTTATACCTCTCTAGAATTTCCTTTATGTTTCCCCTTCTataaatgcctttcacatcctgAATGACCTCATATGTAGAATGGAGTGGTATtgaagaccaaaaaagaaaatttgattattGTGCCACATGAACATAACAGACAAATGGAAATGAATCTAGGGAGAATTTGCTATCTACTAGCTCTCAGCTGGAAGATCAAGTAAAGATCTGCCTAGGGTTCTACAATTTTGGTGCTAAGGAACCTTTCCCAAGCAACTTCTTCAGGGCTCCCAGTACATCCTTATTCCTCAGGCTATAGATCAGGGGGTTTAGGACAGGAATAACAATGGTATAGAAAACAGAGAGGATATTGTCCTCTTGAGGGCTGTGGTAAGCACTGGGCAAGACATACATGAAGGTAGCAGCTCCATAATAGAGGCCAACCACTGTCAGGTGGGATGAGCAGGTAAGGAGAGCTTTCTGTTTCCCCTGTGTTGAGGGCATGTGGAACACTGCATTCAAAACTAGGGTATAGGAGGCAAGGATAacagagagagggatgaagaggaaCGTCACATCCATTGTGTATACCATGAATTGGTACTTTGTGGTGTCAGCACATGCCAGCTTTAGCAAAGGAAGGATCTCACAGAGCATGTGGCTTATCTTCCTGGTTCTACAGAAAGGGAAGTGCATAGTGTATATGGTATGCACAAGGGCGTTTATCGATGCTAATAGCCAGGATGTGGTCACCATGGACCAGCAAACTTTTGCTCTCATGAAGACCATATAGTTCAGGGGATGTAGAATGGCTACATAGTGATCATATGACATGAAGGCCAATAGGATATCTTCAGAACCACCAATTGTCAGTATCATAAACATCTGAAATCCACAGCCTGAAAAAGAGATTTTGCTATGTCCATGCAAATAATCCACAAATGTTTTGGGAGAAATAACAGTTGTAAATAGCAAATCTGTAAGTGAGAGCTGACTGAGCAAGAAGTACATAGGCACATGGAGCCTCTTGTCCATAACAATCAACAAGAGAAGGAGACCATTGCAGATTACAGCCACCAGGTAGAGGAATGTGATTGTGGCACAGACCAGTCCGGGGTACTTACTGTCCTGGAgaattccaatgaggaagaaactgTTCTCCAATGTAGTATTCCAGAGTTCCATTGTAATTGCTCTTTTTTTCCTGGATCAAAACAGATATAAGTACATAGATGAAAGAAATCCAAGAACACTGTAAATGTATCAGCTTATAGGCCAATAAAAGTCAGTAAGGAGGAAGTCAATAAGGAACGAGCCTTCCCATTGGTCAATCAGTCTCCTGGTAATAATTATTCAACTTACTTTCctataaatatatttcatatctAACAATTGACTAAGATGGCCACCAAATTGAGCCAAGTAAAGAGTGattaattactttaaaatatatacatacatataaacctCTCAACAAAACAATTTTACAGTATAAGTTCACTTAAAATATATGAAACCATTGGGAGTAATGTGATGAAATCATTCTTTTAGATTTACTTAATAATTTTGCGTATTAttggatttttaaattattacttgtatttgtaaattttattgttttctgccTGAAGACAATTGGTTTATTTAAATTGTGTAGGTTTAcataattttatacatacatacatacacacacatataggtcAATTTGGCAGGAATATTGGAATGAATTTTGAAGAGGAgtgataaagagaagaaaattaaatagatAACAATTAGGATTCTATTTGTTTCTGTCATATAATCTTAGGGATTTGTGTTTTTGTGTCACATCTCTTTTATTTCGGTTGGGATAAATGCTGAGAGTTGAAGGAAtggaattatttctctttcccccaaatccaGAGACCATGATGGAGATatgatgaaataatttctttgttttctcagaaGGATGGAAATTGGGATATAATGGAGTTATGAAATAATTACAAAGATGATAATGAATGATTTAGTATAACCTAAATATGAACAAATTATGGGAATGGAAATCCAGAGTATGGAAAATTAATGTGAAATAAGGGAATGAAAGAGTAAAATGGAGTTCATTCTATCTATTTGTGGTttactaggtggcatagtggatatagCCCTGGGACTTGGAGGAAGGACAACCTGAATCTAAATTCTTCCTCACAGACTTCCTAGTTTATATGTagccttgggcaagccatttaatgtctctctgtctcagtttcctcaactgctctttttcagccattttcagtcatgtccaactttgtACGATGTCtattggggttttcctggcagagatagtggagtgatttcaatttttttctccaaattcattttagaaatgaggaaagtaagaaaaACGAGTTGAATGACCTCCCacggtcacacaggtattaagtgtctgaggccagacttcaactcaggtcttcttgactccaggcctggcactctgttcactgttCCAACTAGCTCCTTCCTTACCTacagaatgggaataataataacacatacctcacaaggtgggtgtgaggacaaaatgagttaAAATGTGTAAAGTTCTTTGAAAGCATTAAAAAAGCCATATAAATAGTAGCTATTTTTTGTCCAGTTAATATCTGTATCTGTTCCAGTGTTGAAAAGTTACTTACTACTTTCACTTTGCCTTCATGTTACAGTACTATTGTTATATGTGGTTTCTAACCTATTTCTTTGCTGCGAATTGAATTGCTATTATCCTAATTTGAATAGCCAAGAGCTAGTAAGTAACATGTGAAGGAGAACATTACTTACTACCTGTTTAACCTAGAACAAGAGGTTTAACTTCTATAGTactgagtttcttcatttgaatgaGGAGTTTTGACTAAACTCTAAGTCTACAATGCTAAGGATTAAGGAGtaaatttttttctgagagaCCTCACATACCTATACAAACTCATTTGAAAATATATTCAGTTCTAAGGGGAAAAGGAACTTATATATGAAAGTCACATTTATAGTATTTGCTTTCTCCTGCCCCTGCACAACTTACCATGGCaaggaaaattggagaagatgaaaggaaaaaaaggcaatatatatggaaagagaaatgtcATAGAAGTTGTCTCTGATCTCTACGGAATGGGAGAGTGATGGTGGTTGGGAGAGTGATGGTGGTTTAGAGCAGGGGGAAATTGGGAAAATGGATTTCAGagactggaaaatatttaatgggaGTATGGTATTATAGATAGTGCACTAGAGTATATGCCAGCAGCCATTTAAGGGAGTTTTGAAGTTATCAGAGACTCTTGCATTTATGCTCTGACTAAGAAACAAAACCACTAATACCAATCATTGTACACTTGTGCCTTCTACACataatcaggaaaaataaaataaaagttctaGAGCAAGTGACAATCTCAAGTTCAAGTAGAAACTAAAGACAGGATCCTAAGGCCTCCTGGGGTATCATGCAATTTGGGGTAACATCTTGGAGATGGTTTGAGAAAattaagataaaagaaaagaactcttcctttgccttcttttcccatcattttgttttctgtgcaTGTTTTATCTATGGTCAGTTTAGTGGGCAAAATTGAACTTTCTTACTGCACAAAGACAACAGGCTTCTTTTAGAAGAAATTATATCTACAAGGTCTTAAATAACTAATGTAAATTATAAGATATATGAAGACAATATCTCAGGCATCCTTTTGACAGTTAGTTAACACCAGAAACTGTCTTGGGGACTAGAAGAAGACTATGGATATAGGGTTCTGTGTAGGTTGGAGaaactgttttccagaaataaaaatgataaaaatatccCATTTTAGCTATCAGGGAGGATGTGGTGTGAGTGGTTTTGGTGAATTGTGGTGAAGTACAGTCCAAAGGGGTTGATTAGAGCAGGAAACATTGTAGAAATAAAAAACTAAGGCACTCTAAAGAGATACGAGTTTCAGCATCAAATTTGAATGCAATTCCCTTGGTGACCCTGAACCAATTCATGCCCTTCACttgttctcccctttcttctcatcAATGGGGCTATGCCCCATTGGGAAAATTTGTgagtaaaggagaaaagatatGTACACAGGTATTAGTCAGGGGCTTTTTTATTGATAGGACCATTTTTTCCTTAATTTGGAACAGAGAAAattagatgttattttctttctatcctgTTCCCCTCCACTTTCTGTCCCTAAATCAAATGCAGATTCAGATTCTGTGTGACTCTCCAAGGTAGAGCACACAGTTCCTCACTTACCTCTCAAGGAGAAAGTAGTTCAGTCATCAACTTCACTGGCACTTCTATGGTTAGCTGAAAGACTGAAATGATGTAGTGgagaaaaacatttcttttgtatGAGTGATGAATAGGGGATGAGGAGTGCATCCATTTTTGGGAAGGTTTGActtctttgatattttattttggcaggtatagTCATAGCATAGGAACAATGCTAACATAGCATTCACCcattacctttccctttctctcagtgaggaaatgaaagaagacgCTTATCAAGAAGTCACTTATCTTACCTAATTGTCCCTGAATCAACCCCTCCTGACTGGCAATGCAAAGCAAACAGAAGGCTATAGTTTGAGGAGCTCAGAATTTGCCGAAGTTTGAGTGAAAAATGATATACAGTGGGAACAGCagtaggaaaaatgaaaagagtattgAAGAATGATCTTTCAATATTCAGGTTTTATTGTCTTctagaaagaatgaaaacagcAAGAACTATATTCCCGGGAGTGTCAACTCTGCTGTCCTATCAGATGCCTCCTCTTCAGATTGAATCTGTTCTTTAGCTCAGTTCAGATGGCACTCTTTGATCAGATGAGATGACATCATCATGTGCCTCCTGTTCTTGAGTCAGGGGCTTTAATGAGTCCCAGAGAGGACATTTTTTGACCTGATTCTCCTGACTTCTTTACATGCTAAGTAAGGGAGCAACTTTGATGTCCTGGGGCTCTTAAACATTGTATTCTAGGCTCTTCTCCAAATATGGGTCATGAAATTGAATAGTGtttattgaaaaatattattttcaatttcttcatcttaatCTTGCCTTATTTGCTTTAAAGACTGATCACTAATCTCTGCCttgccttctctctccttttacttctCTCTCTGCATATGGATTTATTTTCATCTCAATATGCAAAAATTCAATAAGAGAATAAGCCTAGAACAGTTGGTACAgtactggttttggagtcagaaaaacctgagttctgACTCCTTCCTAACAAAAATTGACTTTATGACCCTAAGCAAGACATGCGATTTCTTAGTGTCTCTGGTCCCTCTCCAGCACTAGAAACTGTGGAAGAGGTGCTGATCTAAATTGACAGACTAGATTTTTTCACTGTTAGAGTTaaaatttcattcattctccCCTCACAAAAACACCCTGTCTTAAAACACATAATACTTTGGTAaagttttttttggtgtttttaatGTTGTCTATGATGTGAATGTGCATGAATACTTGCATTCTGATGATGCTCAACTATAACTTGTATAATtttgaagggacctcaaaatctaacatcaagaaataaaatgtatatttgaaacaacttaaattttttttctggatattcctcctttttcctttgctttctcttgCTTTATTCCAATGGTGAAGatactaaaataaatggaaaatgtgGAACTTTTATAGCTCTGGAGATTAATATAAATGGAGTCACTGGGAAATAATTTGAAGGTCCAAGGTTTTGCCTGGCTATTGGCAAAGAAGTGAGTACTGTTCTTAGAGGAG from Notamacropus eugenii isolate mMacEug1 chromosome 1, mMacEug1.pri_v2, whole genome shotgun sequence includes these protein-coding regions:
- the LOC140527433 gene encoding olfactory receptor 2AG1-like, translated to MELWNTTLENSFFLIGILQDSKYPGLVCATITFLYLVAVICNGLLLLLIVMDKRLHVPMYFLLSQLSLTDLLFTTVISPKTFVDYLHGHSKISFSGCGFQMFMILTIGGSEDILLAFMSYDHYVAILHPLNYMVFMRAKVCWSMVTTSWLLASINALVHTIYTMHFPFCRTRKISHMLCEILPLLKLACADTTKYQFMVYTMDVTFLFIPLSVILASYTLVLNAVFHMPSTQGKQKALLTCSSHLTVVGLYYGAATFMYVLPSAYHSPQEDNILSVFYTIVIPVLNPLIYSLRNKDVLGALKKLLGKGSLAPKL